One window of the Terriglobales bacterium genome contains the following:
- a CDS encoding GerMN domain-containing protein has translation MTRRVKILLVVLAVGVAAMGYYALRLKRQAERLPVRALDTRPITAPISGPAERVTLFVASDHDGMLHRESTAIAVPADANERARQILRALFSVYLQKNSPHPLGSGADVKYVFLVQPNMAIVDTNAAFAESHRSGILVEQLTVASMARTLAANFPGMIRVKILVDGKERETLAGHADLADFYDTAAGEQFPVAE, from the coding sequence ATGACGCGGCGCGTGAAAATCCTGCTCGTGGTGCTGGCGGTCGGAGTCGCCGCCATGGGTTATTACGCTTTGCGCTTGAAGCGCCAGGCGGAGCGGCTGCCGGTGCGCGCGCTGGATACGCGTCCCATCACGGCCCCGATTTCCGGCCCCGCGGAGCGCGTCACGCTCTTCGTCGCCAGTGATCATGACGGCATGCTTCATCGCGAAAGCACGGCCATCGCTGTTCCCGCCGACGCCAACGAACGCGCTCGCCAGATCCTGCGTGCGCTCTTCTCGGTTTATTTGCAGAAAAATTCGCCGCACCCGCTGGGCAGCGGCGCCGACGTCAAATACGTCTTCCTGGTCCAGCCCAACATGGCCATCGTGGACACCAATGCCGCCTTCGCCGAATCGCATCGCTCCGGCATCCTCGTCGAGCAACTGACCGTCGCCTCCATGGCGCGCACGCTGGCGGCAAACTTTCCCGGCATGATCCGGGTGAAGATCCTGGTCGATGGAAAGGAGCGTGAGACGCTGGCCGGCCACGCCGACCTCGCCGATTTCTATGACACCGCTGCGGGCGAGCAGTTTCCGGTGGCGGAGTA